A single region of the Leisingera thetidis genome encodes:
- a CDS encoding FlgB family protein — translation MFTELNVFKIAYSMATHAGKRQALVSQNIANADTPGYHAKDIKPFKEVFAAGARPSSMIATRGSHLNGSAGSGMDWAVISTEAGRDPNDNSVSVETELLKGVEVERQHKRAMAIYKSSMNVLRASLGKT, via the coding sequence GTGTTCACAGAACTGAACGTATTCAAAATTGCCTATTCAATGGCGACCCATGCCGGCAAGCGCCAGGCATTGGTGTCCCAGAATATCGCCAACGCCGATACCCCCGGTTACCACGCCAAGGACATCAAGCCCTTTAAAGAAGTCTTTGCCGCCGGTGCCCGGCCAAGCAGCATGATCGCCACCCGCGGCAGCCATTTGAACGGCTCTGCAGGCAGCGGCATGGACTGGGCGGTTATCTCCACCGAGGCGGGCAGAGACCCCAACGACAATTCGGTCTCCGTCGAAACGGAACTGTTGAAAGGGGTTGAGGTCGAACGTCAGCACAAGCGTGCCATGGCCATCTACAAATCCTCCATGAACGTCCTGCGCGCCAGCCTGGGCAAAACCTGA
- a CDS encoding FliI/YscN family ATPase, with protein MKAELQALTRQIAGKRLATQMGRVTGISGGEIEIGGLAKAARIGDRLVLRRGPQDELHGEVLKISGNHISMLPDRAPDGAAIGDPVLLRPSPEFSPSDHWIGRVIDPFGEPLDGRPLLAGAVPRDLMAAPPKAAGRRAMGERLATGQAVLNTILPIVRGQRVGLFAGSGVGKSSLLAKLAQCMEADVVVMALIGERGREVNHFVEQVLGPEGMRRAVVVAATSDQSALVRRRCAWSAMTVAEHFRDQGKNVLFLADSVTRFAEAHREISAASGEAPALRGYPPSVTPLITGLCERAGPGAEGQGDITAVFSVLVAGSDMDEPIADILRGVLDGHIVLNREIAERGRFPAIDVSRSVSRSLPAAATADENEAIKDVRKFLGAYEQSEVMIRAGLYAEGNDAVLDQAVKLWPELDAFFGREDPEGITSSFNRLLLLLRRSKAGR; from the coding sequence ATGAAAGCAGAGCTGCAAGCACTGACCAGGCAAATTGCCGGCAAACGCCTGGCGACGCAGATGGGCCGGGTGACCGGGATCTCGGGCGGGGAAATCGAAATCGGCGGGTTGGCCAAGGCCGCACGAATCGGTGACAGGTTGGTATTGCGCCGCGGTCCGCAGGATGAGCTGCATGGTGAAGTTCTGAAGATCAGTGGCAATCATATCAGCATGTTGCCTGACAGGGCGCCGGATGGCGCCGCCATTGGCGATCCGGTTCTTCTGCGCCCTTCGCCAGAATTTTCACCCAGCGATCATTGGATCGGTCGGGTGATCGATCCCTTTGGCGAGCCACTGGACGGCCGCCCCCTGCTGGCGGGAGCCGTGCCGCGGGACCTGATGGCGGCACCGCCCAAGGCGGCAGGCAGGCGGGCCATGGGGGAGCGGCTGGCCACCGGACAGGCGGTGCTGAATACGATTCTCCCGATTGTCCGCGGCCAGAGGGTCGGCCTTTTTGCCGGTTCCGGGGTGGGTAAATCCTCGCTGCTGGCCAAACTGGCCCAATGCATGGAGGCCGATGTGGTGGTGATGGCCCTGATCGGCGAACGCGGCCGCGAGGTGAACCATTTTGTCGAACAGGTCCTGGGGCCAGAAGGCATGCGCCGGGCGGTTGTCGTGGCTGCGACCTCGGACCAGTCTGCGCTGGTCCGCCGCCGTTGCGCCTGGTCCGCGATGACAGTGGCAGAGCATTTCCGCGACCAGGGCAAGAATGTCCTGTTCCTGGCCGATTCGGTAACCCGGTTTGCCGAGGCGCATCGGGAGATTTCGGCCGCCTCTGGCGAAGCGCCGGCGCTGCGCGGATACCCGCCCTCGGTGACGCCGCTGATCACCGGCCTGTGCGAACGGGCCGGGCCGGGTGCTGAAGGGCAGGGAGATATCACCGCGGTATTCAGCGTTCTTGTGGCTGGTTCCGATATGGATGAGCCGATTGCAGATATCCTGCGCGGTGTACTGGACGGGCATATCGTGCTGAACCGGGAAATTGCCGAACGCGGGCGGTTCCCTGCAATCGACGTCTCGCGGTCGGTGTCGCGCAGCCTGCCGGCAGCTGCCACTGCTGATGAGAACGAAGCAATCAAAGACGTGCGCAAATTCCTGGGCGCCTATGAGCAGTCGGAAGTGATGATCCGGGCCGGCCTGTATGCCGAAGGCAATGACGCGGTTCTGGACCAGGCGGTGAAATTGTGGCCCGAATTGGATGCGTTTTTCGGCCGTGAGGATCCTGAAGGAATCACCAGCAGTTTCAACCGCTTGCTTCTGCTTCTGCGCAGGTCGAAGGCGGGCCGGTAG
- a CDS encoding IS110 family transposase: MAKAFGASWGPRTKLYRIDAGLTARFTVFRPEAGRALSNEQLRPLRALASKRGQLIETQAAPGVDKAARKARNGRFVRGKCSIGSGRRLLRHVMFQAALIAAHRNPVLKPFADRLRKAGRPCKVFIISAARKRMAIVNPLCISRQKGASQPF, from the coding sequence ATGGCGAAGGCGTTTGGGGCCAGCTGGGGTCCCCGAACAAAGTTATACCGGATTGATGCCGGGCTGACCGCCCGCTTCACCGTCTTCCGCCCTGAGGCCGGGCGAGCCCTTTCTAATGAACAGCTGCGCCCTCTCAGGGCTCTGGCGTCCAAGCGGGGGCAACTTATTGAAACGCAAGCGGCTCCTGGCGTTGATAAAGCCGCACGGAAGGCAAGAAACGGCAGATTTGTTCGCGGAAAGTGCAGCATCGGCAGTGGGCGGCGGTTGTTGCGGCACGTGATGTTCCAGGCCGCACTCATTGCCGCGCATCGCAACCCGGTCCTGAAGCCCTTCGCAGACCGGCTGCGGAAGGCGGGAAGGCCGTGCAAAGTCTTCATCATTTCCGCCGCCCGCAAGCGCATGGCAATCGTCAATCCACTCTGCATATCCCGCCAGAAAGGGGCATCTCAGCCCTTTTGA
- the flbT gene encoding flagellar biosynthesis repressor FlbT produces the protein MSGLVLKLAPKERVLVNGAVIENGDRRSRLSIVTPDANILRLRDAIHPEEANTPVRRVCYAAQLILSGDADPEEERLPMLRRIEELSQVFTDPDSRASLAEATDALISNNHYRCLKALRTLLPREDRLFAVRPS, from the coding sequence ATGAGCGGACTTGTCCTGAAACTTGCCCCCAAGGAGCGTGTCCTTGTGAATGGCGCGGTGATTGAAAACGGCGACCGCCGCAGCCGCCTGTCCATTGTTACCCCGGATGCCAACATCCTGCGCCTGCGCGATGCGATCCATCCGGAAGAAGCCAACACACCGGTGCGCCGGGTGTGTTATGCCGCGCAGTTGATCCTGTCCGGCGACGCCGATCCCGAGGAAGAGCGCCTGCCGATGCTGCGCCGGATCGAGGAGCTGAGCCAGGTTTTCACTGACCCGGACAGCCGTGCGTCGCTGGCCGAGGCAACGGACGCCCTGATCAGCAACAACCACTACCGCTGTCTGAAGGCGCTGAGGACCTTGCTGCCGCGGGAGGACCGCCTGTTTGCTGTCCGGCCCTCCTGA
- the flaF gene encoding flagellar biosynthesis regulator FlaF: MNALLKAKSAYSAAKAPTRTAKNFEYEVVARVTRRLITAAKNGRDDFNELASALNDNRKLWSIFTADLASKGNSLPDDLKRNLFELAEFTRQHTSKVLQRKANVRPLVEINTAIMRGLRSGAS; this comes from the coding sequence GTGAATGCCCTTCTGAAGGCGAAGAGTGCCTATTCGGCGGCAAAGGCCCCGACCCGGACAGCAAAAAATTTCGAATATGAAGTGGTCGCCCGCGTCACCCGTCGGCTGATCACGGCGGCGAAAAACGGCCGCGATGATTTCAATGAACTTGCATCGGCATTGAACGACAACCGCAAGCTCTGGTCCATATTCACCGCGGATCTCGCTTCGAAGGGCAATTCCCTGCCCGACGATCTCAAGCGGAACCTGTTCGAACTGGCGGAATTCACGAGACAGCACACCAGCAAAGTGCTTCAGCGCAAGGCCAATGTCCGGCCTCTGGTGGAAATCAATACGGCCATCATGCGTGGCCTCCGCAGCGGAGCATCTTGA
- a CDS encoding flagellin, translated as MTSILTNNGAMVALQTLKSVNNNLEETQNQISTGKEVGMAKDNSAVWAISKSMESDIQAFESVSDALDFGEATVAVASSGMEQIVETLKEMRELTVAGVSQNVDHAKIEADLAKKREQIDSIISSANFNGANLLDTGVTSQLDVLGGLSATADVISITGINSTNAISGTMGTTLDSTNAATVLSEIEAALTFAIDAAAQLGADSNRLSDQNDFVSKLTDSLKSGVSTMTDTNMEEASARLKALQTQQQLAVQSLSIANQAPSTLQQLFR; from the coding sequence ATGACCAGCATTCTGACAAACAACGGCGCAATGGTTGCTCTGCAGACCCTGAAGTCTGTGAATAACAACCTGGAAGAGACCCAGAACCAGATCTCGACCGGTAAAGAAGTCGGCATGGCCAAGGACAACTCCGCTGTCTGGGCCATCTCCAAATCGATGGAATCCGACATCCAGGCCTTCGAATCTGTCTCCGACGCGCTGGATTTCGGCGAGGCCACTGTCGCGGTTGCCTCCTCGGGCATGGAACAGATCGTGGAAACCCTGAAGGAAATGCGTGAGCTGACTGTCGCAGGCGTTTCCCAGAACGTGGATCACGCCAAGATCGAAGCCGACCTGGCCAAAAAACGTGAACAGATCGACTCGATCATCAGCTCCGCGAACTTCAACGGTGCAAACCTGCTGGACACCGGTGTGACCTCGCAGCTGGACGTTCTGGGTGGCCTGAGCGCGACTGCCGACGTGATCTCCATTACCGGGATCAACTCGACGAATGCCATTTCCGGCACCATGGGGACCACGCTGGACTCGACCAACGCTGCCACCGTTCTGAGCGAAATCGAGGCGGCTCTGACCTTCGCGATCGACGCTGCGGCTCAGCTGGGTGCCGACAGCAACCGTCTGAGCGATCAGAACGATTTCGTGTCGAAACTGACTGACTCGCTGAAATCCGGGGTCAGCACCATGACGGATACGAACATGGAAGAAGCGTCGGCGCGATTGAAGGCCTTGCAGACTCAGCAGCAGCTGGCGGTGCAATCGCTCTCAATCGCGAACCAGGCGCCATCGACCCTGCAGCAGCTGTTCCGCTAA
- a CDS encoding flagellar biosynthesis protein FlgN, with product MSNPKPQQLIDELDQILDRERAALMAGDLGKLEELLAKKEKVIGKLNAVTELERGALEQVQSKVSRNQQLLDSAMDGIRAVAARMAELRRIRKGLDVYDQAGRKTRYRTRGATRLEKRA from the coding sequence GTGAGTAACCCGAAACCGCAGCAGCTCATTGACGAGCTTGATCAGATCCTTGACCGCGAACGCGCCGCGCTGATGGCCGGCGACCTCGGAAAACTGGAAGAGCTTCTGGCCAAGAAGGAGAAAGTCATCGGCAAGCTGAACGCAGTGACAGAGCTTGAACGCGGGGCGCTGGAGCAGGTTCAATCGAAGGTATCCCGCAACCAGCAGCTTCTGGACAGTGCAATGGACGGCATCCGCGCCGTTGCTGCCCGAATGGCGGAACTGCGCCGCATCCGCAAGGGATTGGATGTCTATGACCAGGCCGGGCGCAAGACCCGCTATCGCACCCGTGGTGCCACCAGACTCGAAAAACGGGCCTGA
- a CDS encoding rod-binding protein yields MPDLLPTSLQTSSAVSPKRPTSSDPLREAAIELEASFLAQMLKSAGLGESREGFGGGAGEEQFSSFLIREQANQIARAGGVGLAESLYHALKETQGE; encoded by the coding sequence ATGCCAGATCTTCTGCCCACCTCGCTGCAGACTTCGTCTGCAGTTTCCCCAAAGCGGCCGACAAGCAGCGATCCGCTGCGCGAGGCCGCGATTGAGCTGGAAGCATCCTTTCTCGCCCAAATGCTGAAATCCGCGGGCCTCGGCGAATCCCGCGAAGGCTTTGGCGGCGGCGCCGGCGAGGAACAGTTTTCCAGTTTTCTCATCCGCGAGCAGGCCAATCAGATTGCCCGCGCCGGCGGCGTCGGCCTCGCCGAATCACTATATCACGCATTGAAGGAGACCCAAGGTGAGTAA
- a CDS encoding flagellar hook-length control protein FliK: MNMNSILGFEARSVGKAPPAIAESSNKSPNSSDFSEFVSADSNRENSSPEKSPGAGESAAADLKAGSRSGAESWSASGEKPEMGPAEHDAEHVISGSETELAEDEPEPGSEIPAISTTDVAAEPAASVPAGVSVGEHQSLPVEEQPVAEDSEAAIVLPSKANGSAARPEAGGSNQDAGGAAAVASQQDLAAAGGSQTTVQAGKGSETGQALSADQVQGEAGTGLRAAVREIGDASLSAANGKSGDGAGPLQPEDSAKTAGPGKTRGETAQMQSAVASGRESMVTKGSQIPAGSTPANSSSVNMQAGAQQADWRPDGTPQAAMPAAQAAAQATPASLPAPKGPSQKPDPVAPVLRREALAGAETATSGRLRSAVPSSDGIQVAQVPAARHVFPQSPAVLQPLMAGGLASGSAEAELFSRSADLLSGPFGLSSEAPGLTQLLAEASIGTQAAHRPEVPRMIAAQLAEAFAAKGKQKVEVSLNPQELGHVKMRVVASETGITMVVQTERPETGDLMRRHIHELAEEFRRMGYEDISFEFSGGQTGGDRSGQEPDGGSGQAGGEAGAPGAGAADTREPAIQNLRHGSAGVDMRV, from the coding sequence ATGAACATGAATTCGATCCTTGGCTTTGAAGCCCGCTCTGTTGGCAAGGCGCCGCCTGCCATCGCAGAGTCGTCAAATAAATCACCAAATTCCAGTGACTTCTCTGAATTCGTATCTGCAGATTCCAACCGAGAAAATTCGTCTCCGGAGAAGTCTCCAGGCGCCGGCGAATCTGCAGCAGCTGATCTCAAGGCAGGCTCCCGCTCTGGTGCGGAAAGCTGGAGCGCATCTGGCGAAAAACCCGAAATGGGTCCGGCGGAACATGATGCCGAACATGTAATATCCGGATCTGAGACCGAATTGGCGGAAGACGAACCGGAGCCGGGATCAGAAATCCCGGCCATCTCCACTACAGATGTTGCGGCGGAACCGGCGGCGTCTGTTCCTGCGGGAGTGTCTGTTGGTGAACACCAGTCCCTTCCAGTTGAAGAACAGCCCGTTGCAGAGGATTCTGAGGCAGCCATCGTGCTGCCGTCCAAAGCAAACGGCTCCGCTGCGCGGCCGGAAGCTGGCGGTTCCAACCAAGACGCGGGCGGGGCTGCTGCAGTTGCCTCGCAGCAGGATCTGGCGGCAGCCGGCGGCAGCCAAACCACAGTCCAGGCTGGGAAGGGTTCAGAAACCGGCCAAGCACTGTCTGCGGACCAAGTGCAAGGTGAGGCTGGGACCGGATTGCGCGCAGCCGTGCGGGAGATTGGAGATGCAAGTCTGTCGGCGGCAAACGGGAAATCTGGTGACGGTGCCGGCCCCTTGCAGCCAGAAGATTCGGCAAAGACGGCGGGGCCGGGCAAAACACGGGGTGAGACCGCTCAGATGCAATCTGCTGTTGCCTCAGGGCGGGAAAGCATGGTCACGAAGGGCAGCCAAATACCTGCCGGTTCCACCCCAGCCAATTCCAGTTCAGTAAATATGCAGGCAGGGGCCCAGCAGGCAGATTGGCGGCCTGACGGCACGCCGCAGGCGGCCATGCCTGCGGCTCAAGCCGCGGCACAGGCGACTCCGGCAAGTTTGCCTGCACCTAAGGGGCCGAGCCAGAAGCCGGATCCTGTCGCACCGGTGCTGAGAAGAGAGGCCTTGGCAGGAGCTGAGACGGCCACGTCCGGCAGACTGAGATCAGCGGTGCCTTCCAGCGATGGCATACAGGTTGCGCAGGTACCGGCGGCCCGGCACGTGTTTCCGCAGAGCCCTGCTGTCCTGCAGCCTCTGATGGCGGGCGGGCTGGCCAGCGGCTCGGCGGAAGCGGAGCTGTTTTCCAGATCCGCTGATCTGCTGTCGGGACCGTTTGGCCTGTCCAGCGAAGCGCCCGGGCTGACGCAGCTGCTGGCGGAAGCGTCCATCGGCACACAGGCTGCTCACCGGCCGGAAGTGCCGCGGATGATTGCGGCGCAACTGGCCGAGGCCTTTGCGGCCAAGGGGAAACAAAAGGTTGAGGTGTCATTGAATCCGCAGGAGCTTGGCCATGTCAAAATGCGCGTGGTGGCCAGCGAAACAGGCATCACCATGGTTGTTCAAACGGAACGCCCTGAAACCGGTGACCTGATGCGCAGGCACATACATGAGCTGGCGGAAGAGTTCCGCCGCATGGGGTATGAGGATATTTCGTTTGAATTCAGTGGCGGCCAAACCGGCGGCGACCGGTCGGGCCAAGAACCGGATGGCGGCTCCGGGCAGGCCGGCGGTGAGGCAGGAGCGCCTGGTGCCGGTGCTGCGGATACCCGGGAACCAGCAATACAAAACCTCCGGCATGGCAGTGCCGGCGTGGACATGAGGGTCTGA
- a CDS encoding flagellar hook capping FlgD N-terminal domain-containing protein, whose product MTTAVTSAGYSAGQTSTQRAASQQTAGLTSDFETFVKMLTAQATNQDPLEPMDSTEYAAQLAQFSMVEQQTKSNTLLEGLQSQLGLANMAALSGWVGMEARAVAPGYFDGSNAVTIAPNPAAAADSVTLVVQDENGTEVQRVTLPVSAEPYRWNGLDDDGNPLETGEYAFVIESRKGDDLLLQEYAEIYFKVNETRMQGGEVGLITEGGSVVLASSVSALREPET is encoded by the coding sequence ATGACAACTGCAGTAACATCCGCGGGCTACTCCGCAGGGCAAACTTCTACGCAGCGGGCCGCGTCCCAGCAGACTGCCGGTCTGACCTCGGATTTCGAAACTTTCGTGAAGATGCTGACCGCGCAGGCGACCAATCAGGATCCTTTGGAACCTATGGATTCGACCGAATATGCAGCGCAGCTGGCGCAATTCTCGATGGTTGAACAGCAGACCAAGAGCAACACGCTTCTGGAGGGGCTGCAGTCGCAGCTTGGACTGGCCAATATGGCGGCGCTGTCGGGCTGGGTCGGGATGGAGGCACGCGCCGTGGCGCCTGGCTATTTCGACGGCAGCAACGCGGTTACCATTGCGCCTAATCCGGCTGCTGCCGCGGATTCGGTAACATTGGTGGTGCAGGATGAAAACGGTACCGAAGTTCAGCGCGTCACCTTGCCGGTTTCGGCCGAGCCGTATCGGTGGAATGGGCTGGATGATGATGGCAACCCGCTTGAGACAGGCGAATATGCCTTTGTCATCGAAAGCAGGAAGGGGGATGACTTGCTGCTGCAGGAGTATGCCGAGATTTATTTCAAGGTGAACGAAACCCGGATGCAGGGCGGTGAAGTCGGCCTGATCACCGAAGGCGGTTCGGTGGTTCTGGCGTCGTCGGTAAGTGCGCTTCGCGAGCCTGAGACCTGA
- a CDS encoding phosphotransferase, whose product MAGGRSNHVWRAGGLVIKLYAGDGANPLFANDPAREIAVLTTLSGTGMVPPLVQTGDFEGRRWLGYAHVNGSPWQKDSGHVAQLLGRLHDLAPPPGLPLGVNGSTALENQTVEILENCSNREKLAALRPLGRVPPLPQPVLIHGDPVPGNLLAHDGTLTLIDWQCPQIGDPAEDLSLFLSPAMQLMYRGAPLSQAEEDAFLRAYPDPRIAGRTLALKPWFHWRMASYCLWRAERGGAKDWQAFELERAALQSIRPRTA is encoded by the coding sequence TTGGCGGGCGGGCGTTCCAACCATGTCTGGCGGGCAGGCGGGCTGGTGATAAAGCTATATGCAGGAGATGGCGCCAACCCGCTGTTTGCCAATGATCCTGCGCGTGAAATTGCAGTGCTGACAACACTGTCGGGTACCGGCATGGTGCCGCCGCTTGTGCAGACTGGCGACTTTGAGGGCCGGCGGTGGCTGGGTTACGCGCATGTGAACGGCAGCCCTTGGCAGAAGGATAGCGGCCATGTGGCGCAGCTTCTGGGGCGTTTGCACGATCTGGCACCGCCGCCCGGGCTGCCGCTGGGGGTAAATGGCAGTACGGCGTTGGAAAACCAAACTGTTGAAATCCTTGAAAATTGCAGTAACCGGGAAAAGTTGGCGGCGTTGCGCCCGCTGGGCCGGGTACCGCCTTTGCCGCAGCCGGTGCTCATTCATGGCGACCCGGTGCCCGGCAACCTGCTGGCGCATGACGGCACCCTGACATTGATTGACTGGCAATGCCCGCAAATCGGTGATCCGGCTGAGGATCTGTCCCTGTTTCTGTCGCCGGCTATGCAGCTGATGTATCGGGGGGCGCCGCTGTCGCAGGCGGAGGAAGACGCGTTTCTCCGGGCTTATCCCGATCCGCGGATTGCTGGACGGACCCTGGCCCTGAAGCCTTGGTTCCATTGGCGTATGGCATCCTATTGCCTGTGGCGGGCCGAGCGCGGAGGTGCGAAAGACTGGCAGGCGTTTGAGCTGGAGCGCGCAGCGCTTCAGTCCATCAGGCCCAGAACCGCATAG
- a CDS encoding NAD(P)/FAD-dependent oxidoreductase, whose product MRRIFSDYAYGPGPRNNCWWDETIAAPDWPVLQGDAVADVAIIGGGFTGLSAALHLAESGVSAAVLEAETPGWGASGRNGGFCCLGGSKLSGSAMRRLFGSSAADTYDASEVAAVDLVRDLLDTHGIVADTHSQGETRLAHSEKAARRLRAEAEMMRKAGQTPDFLTREQLAGKGLNGSFHAALTMPAGFALNPRKYLFGLAGAAQKTGAELYQRSAAHAVGQIGGGYETETDQGVLRTSKVVIATNGYSSEDLPGWLAGRYMPAQSTVMVTRPLAEAELQAQGWFSHQMAYDTRNLLHYFRLMPDKRFLFGMRGGLLASPRAEAAIRYKLRQDFEAMFPAWSSVETTHCWSGMVCLSRNLVPFIGPVPEHPGMFAGLCYHGNGVAMGSYAGRLLSDLVQGRTPGLPYSPAVRKMARFPFGRARRVVMPPAYAVLGLMD is encoded by the coding sequence ATGCGGCGGATCTTTTCCGACTACGCCTATGGCCCCGGCCCGCGCAATAATTGCTGGTGGGACGAGACCATCGCAGCACCGGACTGGCCGGTGCTGCAGGGCGACGCCGTTGCCGATGTTGCCATCATCGGCGGCGGTTTCACCGGCCTGTCGGCGGCGCTGCACCTGGCGGAAAGCGGCGTCTCTGCCGCGGTGCTGGAGGCGGAAACACCGGGTTGGGGTGCCTCTGGCCGCAATGGCGGCTTCTGCTGCCTCGGCGGCTCCAAGCTCTCCGGCAGCGCCATGCGCCGCCTCTTCGGCAGTTCTGCGGCCGATACCTATGATGCCAGCGAGGTAGCCGCCGTTGATCTGGTGCGGGATCTGCTGGACACGCATGGCATCGTGGCAGACACCCATTCGCAGGGGGAAACCCGGCTGGCGCATAGCGAAAAGGCCGCTCGCCGCCTGCGGGCGGAAGCGGAGATGATGCGAAAGGCCGGGCAGACGCCGGATTTCCTGACCCGCGAGCAACTGGCGGGCAAGGGGCTGAACGGCAGTTTCCACGCGGCGCTGACAATGCCCGCAGGCTTTGCGCTCAACCCGCGCAAGTACCTGTTTGGCCTAGCCGGCGCCGCGCAAAAAACAGGCGCCGAACTGTACCAGCGCAGCGCTGCGCACGCCGTGGGGCAGATCGGCGGCGGCTACGAAACAGAGACTGATCAAGGGGTTTTGCGGACCTCCAAGGTCGTCATTGCCACCAATGGCTATTCCTCCGAGGACCTGCCCGGCTGGCTTGCCGGGCGCTACATGCCTGCGCAGTCCACGGTCATGGTGACCCGCCCGCTGGCTGAAGCAGAATTGCAGGCGCAGGGCTGGTTCTCGCATCAGATGGCCTATGACACCCGCAACCTGCTGCACTATTTCCGCCTGATGCCGGACAAACGCTTCCTGTTCGGGATGCGCGGCGGGTTGCTGGCCTCGCCCCGGGCCGAAGCCGCGATACGGTATAAGCTGCGGCAGGATTTCGAGGCCATGTTCCCGGCCTGGAGCAGCGTCGAAACCACGCACTGCTGGTCCGGCATGGTCTGCCTGTCGCGCAATCTGGTGCCCTTCATCGGCCCCGTTCCAGAGCATCCGGGGATGTTCGCCGGGCTTTGCTATCATGGCAATGGGGTGGCAATGGGCAGCTATGCCGGCAGGCTGCTGAGCGATTTGGTACAAGGACGCACTCCCGGCTTACCCTATTCTCCCGCAGTCCGGAAAATGGCGCGCTTCCCGTTCGGAAGGGCGCGCCGTGTTGTGATGCCGCCGGCCTATGCGGTTCTGGGCCTGATGGACTGA
- a CDS encoding ABC transporter permease, giving the protein MNRMSWFNAVSLTLGFAFLYIPMVILVIFSFNESKLVTVWAGFSTKWYGELLQNEAFLNAAWVTIKVAVFSSTMATVLGTIAAYVLVRGGRFMGRTLFSGMIYAPLVMPEVITGLSLLLLFIGIGLDRGVFTIVLAHTTFSMCYVSVVVSSRLVSFDRSLEEAALDLGCSAAEAFRLVTLPIIAPAVISGWLLAFTLSLDDLVIASFTSGPSATTLPIKIFSAVRLGVSPEINALSTIMISIVTIGVITASLVTKHQVTRQKREEQAAVRA; this is encoded by the coding sequence ATGAACCGTATGAGCTGGTTTAACGCCGTATCGCTGACCCTTGGCTTTGCCTTCCTTTACATCCCGATGGTGATCCTCGTCATCTTCAGCTTCAATGAAAGCAAGCTGGTGACTGTCTGGGCCGGTTTCTCGACCAAATGGTACGGTGAACTGCTGCAGAACGAGGCGTTCCTGAACGCCGCCTGGGTGACCATCAAGGTTGCCGTGTTCTCCTCCACCATGGCCACCGTGCTGGGCACCATCGCAGCTTATGTGCTGGTGCGCGGCGGGCGGTTCATGGGGCGGACGCTATTCTCCGGCATGATCTATGCGCCGCTGGTGATGCCTGAAGTGATTACCGGCCTGTCGCTGCTCCTGCTGTTCATCGGCATCGGACTGGACCGCGGCGTGTTCACTATCGTGCTGGCGCATACCACATTCTCCATGTGTTATGTCTCGGTGGTGGTCTCCTCGCGGCTGGTGAGCTTCGACCGCTCGCTGGAGGAAGCGGCGCTGGATCTGGGCTGTTCGGCGGCCGAGGCCTTCCGCTTGGTGACCCTGCCGATCATTGCGCCCGCGGTGATTTCCGGCTGGCTCCTGGCCTTCACCCTGTCGCTCGATGACCTGGTGATTGCTTCCTTCACCTCCGGCCCCTCGGCGACCACCCTGCCGATCAAGATTTTCTCGGCCGTTCGCCTGGGCGTCAGCCCCGAAATCAACGCGCTTTCGACGATCATGATCAGCATCGTCACCATAGGCGTCATCACCGCCTCGCTGGTGACCAAGCATCAGGTGACCCGCCAGAAGCGTGAAGAACAAGCCGCAGTGCGCGCCTGA